In Parageobacillus sp. KH3-4, the genomic window ATTTCGGACTGTCTTTTACAAAAGAAACATTGGCGACGATCGCCCCGTATATTTTTCCTTTTCTGGTTGTCGCCGTTTTATTGATTGTCATTAATATTTTTAATAGTATCGCAGTGACAAAATGGACGCACATCGATAAAGTGACAAGCGTGTTTGCATCGGTTCCCGGCGGACTGTCGGAAATGGTCGCCGCAAGCGAGTCGCTAAACGCCAACACCGCTTTAGTGACGATTTTCCAAACGATTCGTTTATTAACGGTCGTTTTTCTTGTGCCATCCATCGTCGTTTATTGGTTAAACGGCAATTCAGCGGCAAGCGTCGCGACCGCTCAGGCGGCAGCGGCTTCTTCCGATGGCCATTATGCTTGGTTTTTATTAAGCATTTTTGGAGCGCTTCTTTTACGGAACGTCATTCCGGCGGCATACGTCGTCGGACCGCTCGCCGTAACAGCAGCAATGCATGTAGTCGGAGTGAACTTGCCGTCGCTGCCCGCATGGTTGATCATTTTGGCGCAAATCAGCGTCGGAATGAACATGGGAAACCGCATTACGTTAGAAGATATAAAGCTTGGCGGAAAATTCGGCTGGGTATATTTCCTGCTCGCACTAGTGCTGATCGTCCTTTCGTTCGGATGCGGCTATTTGTTTGCGAAATTAACGAATCTCCCGCTGGCAACCGCGCTATTAAGCCTTGCGCCAGGAGGGCTTGTGGAAATGGTATTAACAGCGCAAACA contains:
- a CDS encoding AbrB family transcriptional regulator; the encoded protein is MRVLETYIVAGLTGLLFYHLHSPIPWMLGAITGMLLWKTVVKRKVAAPKALSNSGLVVLGTYFGLSFTKETLATIAPYIFPFLVVAVLLIVINIFNSIAVTKWTHIDKVTSVFASVPGGLSEMVAASESLNANTALVTIFQTIRLLTVVFLVPSIVVYWLNGNSAASVATAQAAAASSDGHYAWFLLSIFGALLLRNVIPAAYVVGPLAVTAAMHVVGVNLPSLPAWLIILAQISVGMNMGNRITLEDIKLGGKFGWVYFLLALVLIVLSFGCGYLFAKLTNLPLATALLSLAPGGLVEMVLTAQTVGGDPAIVSSLQFVRFLLVIIVVPNVLKWVFRKFPSMAETS